In Nicotiana tabacum cultivar K326 chromosome 17, ASM71507v2, whole genome shotgun sequence, one DNA window encodes the following:
- the LOC107775057 gene encoding ADP-ribosylation factor-like protein 8a: MGIWEAFLNWLRSLFFKQEMELSLIGLQNAGKTSLVNVIATGGYSEDMIPTVGFNMRKVTKGNVTIKLWDLGGQPRFRSMWERYCRAVSAIVYVVDAADPDNLSISSSELHDLLSKPSLSGIPLLVLGNKIDKPGAQSKQALTDQMGLKSITDREVCCYMISCKNSTNIDSVIDWLVKHSKSKS, translated from the exons ATGGGTATCTGGGAAGCTTTTCTCAATTGGCTTCGAAG CCTCTTTTTTAAGCAGGAAATGGAGCTTTCATTGATAGGATTACAAAATGCGGGAAAAACATCTCTTGTAAATGTTATTGCT ACTGGTGGATACAGTGAAGACATGATACCAACA GTGGGATTTAACATGCGCAAAGTGACTAAAGGAAATGTGACAATAAAATTGTGGGACCTTGGAGGTCAACCCAGATTCCGCAGCATGTGGGAGAGATACTGTCGCGCAGTTTCTGCTATAGT TTATGTTGTTGATGCCGCTGATCCTGATAACCTCAGCATTTCAAGTAGTGAACTCCATGACCTGCTGAGCAAGCCATCGCTGAGTGGTATTCCATTGCTTGTATTGGGGAACAAGATTGACAAGCCTGGTGCCCAGTCCAAGCAGGCTTTGACCGACCAGAT GGGATTGAAATCAATAACTGATAGAGAAGTGTGCTGCTATATGATCTCGTGCAAGAATTCCACCAATATTGACTCAGTCATTGATTGGCTTGTTAAGCACTCGAAATCAAAGAGCTAA